DNA from Acyrthosiphon pisum isolate AL4f unplaced genomic scaffold, pea_aphid_22Mar2018_4r6ur Scaffold_21420;HRSCAF=23943, whole genome shotgun sequence:
GACTGTAGTAACTGCATTCTATTGTATAGAACTTCTTTGATTGTTTTATGCTACTATCAGTTTTGCGGGAACTACACAAAAATAGTTATGAGAACTTCTTCGCTGCGGCGGGCgtgttaattgaaatattaaaacatgtatattCAACTGTTTTAGAACTCCAGGGACCAAAAGATTCTCCATATGAAAATGGAATTTTCAAATTGCAGATAGAATTGCCAGTGaagtaaatttgattttaaattattatttgatattgtatCTGAATGCtgattagttaatttttacctaATTGTGTCCCAATAGGTATCCATTTGAACCTCCTAGAGTAACATTCATAACACCTGTTTATCATCCAAACATAGACAGTGGCGGCAGAATCTGTTTGGACATTTTGAAAATGCCTCCATCTGGTGCATGGAAACCATTGATTAACATCGAAGGTGTATTGGTTGCGATATGCAATCTAATGAACTGTCCAAACCCTAATGATCCGCTGGTACTGGACATTGTATGTATtcaattcattgtttttttgccGTTTCTTATATCTGTTATGATTTTTAGGCAAAAGAATTTAAGAATGATAAAGAAACATTTGAATCCAAAGCTAAACACTATACCAAAGAACATGCTACTTTAGTCACTTtagtatgattatattttaatttaatacatatctaatattattctattgttttataagataattatacttataattatacttcAGCCAACTAAACTACTAGCTAGTAAATTTCCAACTTTATACacttttctttattaattattcatattgatTTAAGATTGGCTAGTTAAGAACTATTAAACGCCGAAAGAAGTTCATTAACATATTTGAAAGTATTATTGTAACCTATgtacaaactattataattgtacattattattattgttatttattgagttatttatatcatactCTTTATATTAGTTTGTTTATAACAGTTAAATGTGCAATAAAAATACANNNNNNNNNNNNNNNNNNNNNNNNNNNNNNNNNNNNNNNNNNNNNNNNNNNNNNNNNNNNNNNNNNNNNNNNNNNNNNNNNNNNNNNNNNNNNNNNNNNNATCTAAAATGTACTAACATTTTGTaaagaataatgaatataaactattttctttaaataatttagatttgtaACTGATCTGATAAGTTTATTGTAGTACAACGAGtgacttaaaatgtatacaatttactataatt
Protein-coding regions in this window:
- the LOC100163948 gene encoding ubiquitin-conjugating enzyme E2-like (The RefSeq protein has 9 substitutions, 2 frameshifts, 1 non-frameshifting indel and aligns at 84% coverage compared to this genomic sequence), translated to MNLLNTPRLKKELGQLLNKPPFGIKVNVKEGSTSVLEAELQGPKDSPYENGIFKLQIELPVKYPFEPPRVTFITPVYHPNIDSGGRICLDILKMPPSGAWKPLINIEGVLVAICNLMNCPNPNDPLVLDIAKEFKNDKETFESKAKHYTKEHATLVTLV